A DNA window from Paenibacillus andongensis contains the following coding sequences:
- a CDS encoding amidohydrolase family protein — translation MEPDLIIQRFSNPHFSTFMDVGIKEGRIVCLNEHRPDSLSGGNIIEAHGRVLLPGFIEPHIHLDKAYLLNQMKEEALTVQQAMASTLELKRTFTKEDIESRSVQVIRQAIAHGVTHMRCHVEIDPIVKLIGLEVMLELKKRYHNALTLQIVAFPQEGIIKQSGTEELLRTALQLGADVVGGITYQDPNLEEHLSIIFKLARIFNKPLDLHVDFSDDPQMLAILTIIQMTHEHGMQGRVSVGHLTSLGSLPYEQAKEICKSIADAGIHVMCLPATDLYLNGRGDDHRPRRGLTPVSLLLEQGVNVIFGSNNIQNPFTPFGTADPLDTGLLLAQTAYMGSKQDVVTIAEMATTRAAQALQIDHYGLQVGAYADLVLCDAFDLRSVVYERAPRLYVWKKGKLVASTMKQTTFYHENVALDERKVGS, via the coding sequence ATGGAGCCCGATTTGATCATCCAACGTTTCTCTAATCCTCATTTCAGCACATTCATGGATGTCGGCATTAAAGAGGGAAGGATTGTTTGCCTTAACGAGCATCGACCTGACTCCCTTAGCGGAGGAAATATCATAGAAGCCCATGGACGCGTACTGCTCCCCGGATTCATAGAACCGCATATCCACTTGGATAAAGCTTATCTTTTGAATCAAATGAAAGAAGAAGCTCTCACGGTACAGCAAGCCATGGCATCGACCTTGGAGCTTAAACGGACGTTCACGAAAGAAGATATCGAGTCTCGTTCTGTACAAGTGATTCGACAAGCGATTGCTCACGGCGTTACACACATGCGTTGTCATGTAGAAATTGACCCTATTGTCAAACTCATCGGCCTCGAAGTCATGTTGGAGCTGAAAAAACGCTACCACAATGCCCTTACCTTACAGATTGTGGCCTTTCCTCAAGAAGGTATCATTAAGCAGTCAGGTACAGAAGAACTTCTGAGGACAGCCTTACAGCTAGGAGCAGATGTGGTTGGCGGCATTACGTATCAAGATCCGAATCTCGAAGAGCATCTAAGCATTATTTTCAAACTAGCCCGCATCTTCAATAAACCTCTGGATTTGCACGTAGATTTCTCCGATGACCCGCAGATGCTGGCGATTCTCACGATCATTCAAATGACGCACGAGCACGGCATGCAGGGGCGCGTCAGCGTCGGACACCTCACATCCCTAGGGTCCCTCCCTTACGAACAAGCCAAAGAAATTTGCAAGTCAATCGCAGATGCCGGTATTCATGTCATGTGTTTGCCGGCGACGGATCTCTATTTGAACGGTCGTGGTGATGATCATCGCCCCCGCCGGGGCTTAACTCCTGTCTCCTTACTATTAGAGCAAGGCGTTAATGTCATTTTCGGAAGCAACAATATTCAAAATCCTTTCACCCCCTTTGGCACCGCCGATCCTCTGGATACCGGACTACTTCTCGCCCAAACCGCCTATATGGGTTCCAAGCAGGATGTGGTCACGATTGCCGAAATGGCAACAACTCGCGCCGCACAAGCTCTTCAGATTGATCATTACGGGTTACAAGTTGGCGCATATGCAGATCTTGTATTATGTGACGCATTTGACCTTCGGAGTGTTGTCTACGAACGAGCCCCGAGGCTGTACGTATGGAAGAAAGGCAAGCTGGTCGCTTCCACCATGAAGCAAACAACCTTTTACCATGAGAATGTGGCTCTTGATGAAAGAAAGGTGGGGTCCTGA
- a CDS encoding nucleoside hydrolase, whose amino-acid sequence MVNNVLFFSDMGVDDAVALMYASFTKTINIVGIVCSYGNVPVEDAVKNAHFLLRLLGLKDVPVIKGAERPMTGETPTYSSKAHGTHGLGSIVPPFASEGQNFGIVKSILERYAGELIIVDTGRLTSLAMTSMLYGKLMEKVKGYHIMGGAFLVPGNVTPVAEANFAGDPVAADLIMRNGGPISLFPLNVTHKAIVTQTMSDSIDRAGKAPLFKPIFDVYYDFYITSIPQLQGAPVHDLLPMMALVNRHMFQWMSRAVHVVTQEGIAKGQSIADFRLNATTQPNAIRIALDLDYRQFYWNFMTDMTDKKG is encoded by the coding sequence ATGGTAAATAACGTATTGTTTTTCTCCGATATGGGGGTTGATGACGCCGTCGCTCTGATGTACGCTAGCTTTACGAAGACAATCAATATAGTCGGAATTGTTTGCAGCTACGGCAATGTACCAGTCGAGGATGCTGTTAAGAATGCACACTTTCTTCTCCGTTTATTGGGACTGAAAGATGTGCCTGTCATTAAAGGGGCGGAACGGCCGATGACGGGTGAAACTCCGACTTATAGTTCCAAAGCCCACGGGACGCATGGGCTCGGTTCAATAGTTCCACCTTTCGCATCGGAGGGGCAAAATTTTGGAATCGTGAAATCGATCCTTGAACGATATGCTGGCGAACTTATCATTGTCGATACCGGGAGACTAACTTCTCTTGCAATGACAAGTATGCTGTATGGGAAATTGATGGAAAAGGTGAAGGGATATCATATCATGGGTGGTGCCTTTCTTGTTCCCGGTAACGTTACGCCAGTGGCTGAAGCAAATTTTGCTGGCGACCCCGTTGCAGCAGATCTTATCATGAGGAATGGCGGGCCTATCTCGCTGTTTCCGTTAAATGTGACCCATAAGGCCATTGTGACGCAAACTATGAGTGATTCAATCGATCGGGCAGGGAAAGCGCCCCTTTTCAAACCAATTTTTGATGTATATTACGATTTTTATATAACTTCCATCCCCCAATTGCAAGGTGCCCCTGTGCATGACTTACTTCCCATGATGGCTCTTGTTAATCGACATATGTTCCAGTGGATGAGTAGAGCGGTTCATGTTGTTACCCAAGAAGGAATCGCGAAGGGGCAAAGCATTGCCGATTTTCGACTAAACGCCACCACCCAGCCAAATGCGATTAGGATCGCACTAGATTTGGACTACAGGCAGTTTTATTGGAATTTCATGACTGATATGACAGATAAAAAAGGATAA
- a CDS encoding PucR family transcriptional regulator gives MHLTVEEALTIYPLSHAKLVAGQKGVSRILRSVNVMDAPDAGDWVKSGEMLFTTAFAMKDHLEVALTLLRMLDERGGAGLGIKVGRYWSQIPQELFDEANRLDIPILELPYEFTFSDQMDALFNAEHTKTTKKLQTILEKQKQLMQFALRHKESSDIFHMISGILGQPIAVFGHSGNVLFHNTSWAEDILLHQWPWHKNAQWEGFGDTRCFRIPLMDPQGCTGFFKVYLNSPLTLKEEEALFHQAAEILTYHLGLDIQKGKDPSRQHALSQVFTDFFGRELSFHDFMKSCKSYHLSVLSTTYQCVFTTVSPEHPNAKRLLNEVRQELIYHPMMQHYESEHLYIADGLFSIFALPEERLFHKKEFIAALTTCLSSLTTRTSASGLNCWVSRAKAHPELVYDAYNECLETSRVAHRLRMNQIVLHHESIELFSLFQHLSEEAMRSYYNYVLEPIYGNNKHIDQELALTLEVYLEYDGSINETSRLLFIHRNTVSYRLEKIADILQMDFKKMSDVLRLKLAFLFRNYLQTSKH, from the coding sequence ATGCATCTGACTGTTGAAGAAGCGCTAACGATTTACCCGTTATCTCATGCGAAGCTGGTGGCTGGACAGAAAGGCGTATCCCGTATTTTAAGATCCGTCAATGTGATGGATGCTCCCGATGCCGGCGATTGGGTCAAGTCCGGTGAGATGCTGTTCACCACCGCCTTCGCCATGAAAGACCACCTGGAAGTAGCTTTAACACTATTACGCATGTTAGACGAACGTGGCGGCGCAGGCCTCGGCATCAAGGTAGGCCGCTACTGGTCTCAAATTCCACAGGAATTATTCGATGAAGCGAATCGATTAGATATCCCCATTCTTGAGCTGCCGTATGAATTCACCTTTTCCGATCAGATGGACGCCCTCTTCAACGCCGAACACACCAAAACGACCAAAAAACTACAAACCATTCTGGAAAAACAAAAGCAGCTCATGCAGTTTGCACTGCGACATAAGGAATCGTCGGATATTTTCCATATGATTTCGGGGATTTTGGGGCAGCCCATTGCCGTGTTCGGGCACAGTGGAAATGTCCTATTTCATAATACCTCGTGGGCGGAAGATATCCTGCTGCATCAGTGGCCATGGCACAAAAACGCGCAATGGGAAGGCTTCGGAGATACGCGATGTTTTCGCATTCCTTTGATGGACCCTCAAGGCTGCACGGGCTTTTTCAAAGTGTATCTAAATTCTCCGCTCACGCTCAAGGAAGAAGAAGCCTTATTTCACCAAGCGGCCGAAATATTAACGTATCATCTTGGTTTGGATATTCAAAAGGGCAAAGACCCTTCTCGACAGCATGCGCTTAGCCAGGTTTTTACGGACTTCTTCGGGAGAGAGCTCTCCTTTCATGATTTTATGAAAAGCTGCAAGAGCTATCACCTAAGCGTGCTTTCCACCACTTATCAGTGTGTGTTCACAACGGTCTCACCTGAGCATCCGAATGCCAAAAGACTGTTGAATGAAGTGCGTCAGGAGCTCATTTATCATCCCATGATGCAGCATTATGAGTCTGAGCATCTCTATATCGCTGATGGATTGTTTTCGATCTTCGCCTTACCGGAGGAGCGGTTGTTCCATAAGAAAGAATTTATCGCCGCCCTTACAACCTGCCTATCTAGTCTGACAACAAGAACTTCCGCTTCGGGCTTGAATTGCTGGGTTAGTCGAGCCAAAGCTCATCCGGAGCTGGTGTACGACGCTTATAACGAGTGTTTGGAAACTAGCCGCGTGGCCCACAGGCTGCGCATGAACCAAATCGTTTTGCATCATGAATCTATCGAGCTTTTCTCGTTGTTCCAGCACCTTTCTGAGGAAGCGATGCGCAGCTACTACAATTACGTCCTAGAGCCCATTTACGGCAATAACAAACATATTGATCAAGAGCTGGCTTTAACGCTCGAGGTGTACCTCGAATATGACGGTTCCATCAATGAAACGAGCCGACTTTTATTCATTCATCGCAATACAGTTTCTTATCGACTTGAGAAAATTGCTGACATCTTGCAAATGGATTTCAAAAAAATGAGTGACGTACTGCGCTTAAAGTTGGCCTTTCTTTTCCGTAACTATTTACAAACTAGCAAGCATTAG
- the atzF gene encoding allophanate hydrolase, with amino-acid sequence MTESIGVAKELTIAWLRDKYEKQELTPREVIAAIVQRSSDDAAMNIWITPPTMDVIQPYLDGLKSLSMADAPLWGIPFAIKDNIDLAGVPTTAGCAEYAYTPTEHAGVVERLIAAGAIPVGKTNLDQFATGLVGARSPYGDAHNALRPELISGGSSSGSAVSVARGQAAFSLGTDTAGSGRVPAALNRLVGYKPSLGAWPTKGVVPACASLDCVTVFAHSLDDALVVDGVVRGLHADDPWSRSVTREATKLPAKVFLPEGEFGFYGPYASEYRAAWDAAVEKLKGLSVNLNIPVEYIDVTLFAEAAAILYEGPWVAERWAALGSFIEANPGIAYPVTEKILRSGSAAEYDAASVFHAMHKLQQFKLEARKLLKNAVLVMPTCGGTWTRGQVLADPIATNRDMGRYTNHCNLLDLCGVAVPAGDAAPQTPFGITFFALAEEESLICGAAEQFVAGAVDAELESAAGASAPRLTDSAADEVAVAAAPTTLVAVCGLHMRGYPLEKQMLGCGARFIREDETAAKYSLVKLPTTPAKPGLVKQQQGGAAILLEVWEMPLEAFGGFAAAIPAPLGIGKVELRDGTEVPGFVCEAYAAAGAEDVTALRTWRKVVAL; translated from the coding sequence ATGACTGAAAGTATTGGAGTAGCTAAGGAATTAACTATCGCTTGGCTTCGGGATAAGTATGAGAAACAAGAATTGACTCCTCGGGAAGTGATCGCGGCCATTGTGCAGCGCTCTTCAGATGATGCTGCAATGAATATTTGGATTACACCGCCAACGATGGATGTCATTCAGCCTTACTTGGATGGATTAAAATCTCTTTCTATGGCTGATGCGCCGCTTTGGGGAATTCCTTTTGCGATCAAGGATAACATTGATCTGGCTGGTGTGCCGACGACTGCTGGCTGCGCGGAGTATGCGTATACGCCGACGGAGCATGCGGGCGTCGTGGAGAGATTAATTGCCGCAGGAGCGATTCCGGTCGGCAAGACGAACTTGGACCAATTCGCGACGGGGCTTGTCGGCGCGAGAAGTCCTTACGGTGACGCGCATAACGCGCTTCGCCCGGAACTGATTAGCGGCGGCTCGAGCTCCGGCTCAGCCGTCTCGGTAGCTCGTGGCCAAGCGGCGTTCTCGCTTGGCACGGACACGGCAGGCTCGGGCCGCGTGCCTGCTGCACTCAACCGATTGGTTGGCTATAAGCCGAGTCTCGGCGCTTGGCCAACCAAAGGGGTAGTGCCTGCCTGTGCGAGTTTAGACTGTGTAACCGTCTTTGCGCACAGCTTGGATGACGCGCTCGTCGTAGACGGCGTAGTGCGCGGGCTTCACGCGGATGACCCTTGGTCACGCAGTGTAACAAGGGAAGCCACTAAGCTTCCGGCCAAAGTTTTTCTGCCGGAAGGTGAGTTTGGCTTTTATGGTCCGTATGCTTCGGAGTACCGCGCTGCGTGGGATGCTGCTGTTGAAAAATTAAAGGGATTAAGTGTCAATTTGAACATCCCTGTTGAATATATCGATGTTACGTTGTTCGCCGAAGCGGCAGCGATTCTGTATGAGGGCCCGTGGGTGGCGGAAAGATGGGCGGCTTTGGGCAGCTTCATTGAAGCAAATCCAGGCATCGCTTACCCCGTCACGGAAAAGATTCTTCGTTCAGGCTCCGCTGCCGAGTACGATGCGGCATCCGTGTTCCACGCGATGCATAAGCTGCAGCAGTTCAAGCTGGAAGCTCGCAAACTGCTGAAGAATGCCGTACTTGTCATGCCTACCTGCGGGGGGACATGGACGCGCGGGCAAGTGCTTGCTGATCCTATAGCCACGAATCGGGATATGGGTCGCTACACGAATCATTGCAATCTGCTTGATTTGTGCGGGGTTGCTGTGCCGGCGGGTGATGCGGCGCCGCAGACGCCTTTTGGCATCACGTTCTTCGCACTCGCTGAAGAGGAGAGCTTGATCTGCGGCGCAGCCGAGCAGTTCGTGGCGGGGGCTGTGGACGCCGAACTGGAATCGGCTGCTGGAGCTAGTGCGCCGCGTCTGACGGACTCGGCGGCGGATGAGGTTGCCGTGGCAGCGGCGCCGACGACGCTGGTTGCGGTCTGCGGCTTACACATGCGTGGCTACCCGCTGGAGAAGCAAATGCTAGGCTGTGGAGCGCGGTTCATCCGGGAGGATGAGACCGCAGCGAAGTACAGCCTGGTGAAGCTGCCGACCACGCCGGCGAAGCCGGGGCTTGTGAAGCAGCAGCAGGGCGGCGCAGCCATCCTGCTGGAGGTTTGGGAGATGCCGCTGGAGGCATTCGGCGGCTTTGCGGCTGCGATCCCAGCTCCGCTGGGGATCGGGAAGGTTGAGCTCCGGGACGGTACGGAAGTCCCGGGCTTCGTTTGCGAAGCTTACGCGGCCGCAGGCGCGGAAGATGTAACGGCTTTGCGCACATGGCGCAAAGTGGTGGCTTTGTAA
- a CDS encoding amidohydrolase family protein yields MGQWLSNVHVNGGLHDIYLDQGVIAQIVPRTSDRERVTWDAQGMLMLPTFKDYHVHLDKAFPDREWVSRGKVGSLFEQFQMEKDLLAPMKSGQMERARTILQQMLDFGTTRLRVHVDIDLEIGLTHLEMVRGLQEEFKSTLDIEIVAFPQQGLIRSQSVSLIQQALQEGASIVGGVDPAGVDRDIEACLSAIFDLSVVHDAEVDIHLHDPGHLGLFTLERIMDYTEQSGKSGKVTVSHAYCLGQVSEAESLAIARRLGTLDIAIVTSVPIDSAMPRVTQLTTQGVRVYIGSDHTGLDAWTPFGFTDQLARGRRMADINRWNDDERLRSVYPYLGSTAAAFQIGDTADFILLDAINAEHAVAAAPPREIVSVRSVPVAGRQLQRAWKM; encoded by the coding sequence ATGGGACAGTGGTTAAGTAACGTTCATGTTAACGGAGGTCTACACGACATCTATTTAGACCAAGGCGTCATTGCCCAAATCGTTCCTCGGACGAGTGATCGGGAGAGGGTGACTTGGGATGCACAAGGGATGCTGATGCTGCCTACTTTTAAAGATTATCATGTGCATTTGGACAAAGCATTCCCGGATCGAGAGTGGGTTTCACGAGGAAAGGTCGGTTCGTTATTTGAGCAGTTTCAAATGGAAAAAGACCTGTTAGCGCCTATGAAAAGCGGGCAAATGGAGCGTGCAAGAACGATTCTACAACAAATGTTAGACTTCGGAACCACACGTCTTCGCGTCCACGTCGACATCGATCTCGAGATTGGACTGACGCATTTGGAGATGGTTCGAGGGCTGCAAGAGGAGTTCAAAAGCACACTGGACATCGAAATCGTCGCTTTCCCTCAGCAAGGATTAATTCGCTCACAGTCGGTTAGCCTTATCCAGCAAGCACTCCAAGAAGGAGCATCTATCGTTGGGGGTGTTGACCCTGCAGGCGTTGACCGGGATATAGAAGCCTGCTTGAGCGCCATATTCGATCTAAGTGTGGTCCATGACGCGGAGGTCGATATTCACTTGCACGATCCAGGGCATCTGGGTTTGTTCACCTTAGAGCGCATTATGGACTACACCGAGCAAAGTGGTAAAAGCGGTAAAGTCACTGTCAGCCACGCCTATTGCCTAGGCCAAGTGTCAGAAGCTGAATCCTTGGCTATAGCTAGGCGGCTAGGAACGTTGGACATTGCTATTGTCACTAGCGTTCCCATTGACTCAGCTATGCCTCGCGTAACGCAATTAACCACACAAGGTGTAAGAGTCTACATCGGCTCCGACCATACCGGCTTGGACGCTTGGACACCCTTCGGATTTACCGATCAGCTTGCTAGAGGCCGTAGAATGGCGGACATTAACCGTTGGAATGACGATGAGCGACTGCGATCTGTTTATCCTTACTTAGGTTCCACCGCAGCTGCTTTCCAGATAGGCGACACTGCAGATTTCATATTGCTTGATGCAATAAATGCTGAGCATGCGGTCGCTGCCGCCCCTCCACGTGAGATCGTCAGCGTTCGAAGCGTGCCTGTTGCAGGGAGACAACTGCAGCGCGCTTGGAAGATGTAG
- a CDS encoding ABC transporter substrate-binding protein: MKLLGTTKASTAAIAMIILLTACGTSNTATTGTAGSTSTSTAKSTAATGGNTPTESTKTTKQPDKVTQAMSWFAQPEMGGHYAAQVAHFYEKADLDVTLQQGGPQVSNIQLVASGKVQFAMANADEVVLARKEGIPVKVIYANLQTNPQNLIYHKDSGIKKIEDLNGRKVYTAVGFPFWQYISYKYKLDKVQVQNYTGSLAGFSADKDSITQGFATNEPYVLKKQGVDVAWFLNADLGYNPYGNVVIATDDFIKKNPDLIKRYLKATTEGWDYYYAHADEVNNTLNGVNKDYDVDHLKDAQAVAKDYIFGGDAKAHGVGYMSEDRWKTLVSQMKEAGMIKDDIPIKDLYTNEFLMAK, translated from the coding sequence ATGAAATTACTGGGGACAACAAAGGCTAGCACGGCCGCTATTGCGATGATCATCCTTCTCACAGCTTGCGGAACGAGCAATACAGCAACAACAGGTACAGCTGGTTCAACATCGACATCAACAGCCAAATCAACAGCAGCAACAGGCGGAAATACTCCCACAGAAAGCACCAAGACCACTAAGCAACCGGATAAAGTCACCCAGGCAATGAGCTGGTTCGCACAACCAGAAATGGGCGGACACTACGCCGCGCAAGTCGCCCATTTTTATGAGAAAGCAGACCTTGACGTCACACTGCAACAAGGCGGACCACAAGTATCCAACATTCAGCTAGTCGCATCAGGTAAGGTACAATTCGCCATGGCTAACGCCGACGAAGTCGTACTCGCGCGCAAAGAAGGCATCCCAGTTAAAGTGATCTACGCAAACTTGCAGACAAATCCGCAAAACCTAATCTACCACAAAGACTCCGGTATTAAGAAGATCGAAGACTTGAACGGGCGCAAAGTGTACACAGCTGTAGGCTTTCCCTTCTGGCAATACATCAGCTACAAATATAAACTCGATAAAGTCCAAGTTCAAAATTATACCGGCTCCCTCGCTGGCTTTAGCGCAGATAAAGACTCCATCACGCAAGGCTTTGCCACCAATGAACCCTACGTCCTGAAAAAGCAAGGCGTTGACGTCGCTTGGTTCCTCAATGCCGACCTTGGCTACAACCCCTACGGCAACGTCGTCATCGCAACCGATGACTTCATTAAAAAGAATCCAGATTTGATCAAAAGATACTTAAAAGCAACAACCGAGGGCTGGGACTACTATTATGCTCATGCCGATGAAGTGAATAATACGCTTAACGGAGTAAACAAGGATTACGACGTGGATCACTTGAAAGATGCTCAAGCCGTTGCGAAAGATTACATTTTCGGCGGTGATGCCAAAGCCCATGGTGTTGGCTACATGTCTGAGGATCGTTGGAAAACACTAGTAAGCCAGATGAAAGAAGCCGGCATGATTAAGGATGACATCCCGATTAAGGATTTATATACGAATGAGTTTTTGATGGCTAAGTAG
- a CDS encoding YhgE/Pip domain-containing protein: MKKILSIYLTDLRNLWKVPTGLFLMIALAILPSVYAWINLEAMWDPYANTSGIKIAVTSNDEGATVKDKTINIGNEVVDNLKNNHSLGWTFVSDQEALVGVERGDYYASLIIPADFSRKITSIVDGSMEKPEILYTVNEKINAVAPKITSKGASNVTAQISENFIKTVSSSILTRMKELGIDLEKELPTIRNMESRIFELEKRLPEITAMGDKALEIEQKLPEIKEKGQKIVELEKRIPEMDRAGDTVLKIEERWPKIEAAAQEVLVIQQKLPEIQRAADRIAELDQNFGKVEEALNTAIDKSRKADEIVTAALNTLPKVEAIAAQGGAFATQLVNFLQNNDAAFQAIIPVVKQNLILLQQTADAVTQLTGLLQDANLDPQKALAAIGLLTDRLTAGVTVIDRTVDLLTRLNTYLPNGPFTDSIDRLNSVKSNFNNQLQTLSKIQSAIQRGEKPAKDLVDNLNTLSKEASSTLGNILSRYDSEIVPNITKALGQLKSIAQNSATVLQTLQSQLPNIKEILVDAQSGIHFAQAQLDMLQKDLPNIRAKVHEASTTLQTKMNEFTNAINEAAPFVRNDLPKVEQKLHEAANFVRNDLPAAEDEIRKLSDLYQTKFPEVESAVHLAANLVRNDLPEFEAAIRKAADQIRKVEGGGSIEEILRLLQNDIQKQSDFLANPVLIKEDRRFPIPNYGSAMSPFYTTLSLWVGAMLLVSMMRVDVDNPDGLLKPRHVYFGRMLIFLTVGCLQAIIVTLGDMYLLGTYVVDKFWFILFAILISKVFITITYTLVSVFGNIGKGIAIIFLVLQFSSSGGTFPVSTASPFFQKLNPLVPFTYAVGVMREAVGGMLLSVVLRDVFFLCVFIAICYVIALALKKPLSGYTKKVAEKAKQTKLIS, encoded by the coding sequence ATGAAGAAAATTTTGAGCATTTATTTAACGGATCTTAGGAACTTGTGGAAAGTGCCCACAGGTCTTTTTCTTATGATTGCACTAGCTATTTTACCGTCCGTGTATGCCTGGATTAATCTAGAGGCGATGTGGGATCCCTATGCGAATACGTCTGGTATCAAAATTGCGGTAACAAGCAATGACGAAGGGGCAACAGTCAAAGATAAAACCATTAATATCGGTAACGAAGTTGTGGATAATTTGAAAAATAATCATTCCCTAGGTTGGACGTTTGTAAGCGATCAGGAGGCTTTGGTTGGTGTAGAACGAGGGGATTATTATGCAAGTTTGATCATTCCTGCCGACTTTTCACGAAAAATTACAAGCATTGTGGATGGCTCGATGGAAAAGCCGGAGATTTTATACACGGTAAATGAGAAAATCAATGCGGTTGCACCCAAAATTACGAGCAAAGGCGCTTCCAACGTGACGGCGCAAATCAGTGAAAATTTTATTAAAACGGTGAGTTCGTCTATTTTGACGCGAATGAAAGAGCTCGGTATCGACTTGGAGAAAGAGCTTCCAACGATTCGAAATATGGAGTCAAGGATCTTTGAGTTGGAAAAGCGCTTGCCAGAGATTACGGCTATGGGTGACAAAGCACTGGAGATCGAGCAGAAGCTGCCCGAAATCAAGGAGAAGGGACAGAAAATCGTCGAGCTCGAGAAACGAATTCCCGAAATGGATCGGGCCGGAGATACGGTTCTAAAGATTGAAGAACGTTGGCCAAAGATTGAAGCAGCTGCGCAAGAAGTGTTGGTCATTCAACAGAAACTGCCGGAGATCCAGCGGGCCGCTGATCGTATCGCAGAGCTGGATCAGAACTTCGGCAAGGTGGAAGAGGCTCTGAACACGGCGATTGATAAATCACGCAAGGCGGACGAAATTGTTACCGCGGCGTTAAACACCCTGCCTAAAGTCGAGGCCATTGCTGCGCAAGGTGGCGCATTTGCAACCCAATTGGTTAACTTTCTGCAAAATAATGATGCTGCGTTCCAAGCGATAATCCCTGTCGTGAAGCAGAATTTGATATTACTTCAGCAGACAGCAGATGCTGTGACTCAACTTACTGGCTTGCTCCAGGATGCTAATCTTGACCCGCAGAAAGCTTTGGCTGCTATAGGTCTGCTCACGGATCGCCTTACTGCTGGTGTGACGGTCATTGACCGTACAGTCGACCTGCTTACGCGTTTGAATACCTACTTGCCGAATGGCCCGTTTACCGATTCCATAGACCGTTTGAATAGTGTGAAATCCAATTTCAATAACCAACTTCAAACGTTAAGCAAGATCCAATCGGCCATTCAGCGCGGGGAAAAGCCAGCGAAAGATCTTGTGGATAATTTGAACACATTGTCCAAAGAGGCGAGCAGTACATTAGGCAATATCTTGTCGCGTTACGACTCGGAAATTGTCCCGAATATCACCAAGGCACTGGGGCAATTGAAGTCTATTGCCCAAAACTCAGCTACTGTGCTGCAGACACTGCAGTCCCAACTGCCGAATATCAAAGAGATCTTAGTGGACGCGCAGAGCGGCATTCATTTCGCGCAAGCTCAGCTCGATATGCTGCAAAAGGATCTGCCGAATATCCGTGCGAAGGTACACGAAGCGTCAACGACTCTTCAAACCAAAATGAACGAGTTCACCAACGCAATCAATGAGGCCGCGCCGTTCGTTCGCAATGATCTACCCAAAGTCGAGCAAAAGCTGCATGAGGCAGCAAACTTTGTGCGCAATGATTTGCCGGCGGCGGAGGATGAGATCCGTAAATTATCCGATCTGTACCAGACGAAATTTCCGGAGGTCGAGAGTGCTGTTCATCTAGCGGCCAACCTTGTGCGCAATGATCTGCCGGAATTTGAGGCGGCTATCCGCAAGGCTGCGGATCAAATCCGTAAGGTCGAAGGCGGGGGCAGTATCGAAGAGATTCTGCGACTGCTGCAAAATGATATTCAAAAGCAGAGCGATTTCCTCGCGAATCCTGTGCTGATTAAAGAGGATAGGCGTTTTCCTATTCCGAACTACGGGTCGGCGATGTCGCCTTTTTATACAACGTTATCCCTGTGGGTAGGCGCTATGCTTCTTGTTTCGATGATGAGAGTGGATGTGGATAACCCGGACGGCCTGCTGAAGCCTCGTCATGTCTACTTTGGACGTATGCTCATCTTTCTGACAGTTGGATGTCTCCAAGCCATTATTGTCACGCTCGGGGATATGTATCTCCTTGGAACATATGTTGTGGATAAGTTCTGGTTCATTTTGTTTGCGATTCTTATCAGCAAAGTGTTCATAACCATCACATACACATTAGTCTCCGTATTCGGAAATATTGGCAAAGGCATTGCGATCATTTTCCTTGTGCTTCAGTTTTCCAGCTCCGGCGGCACTTTTCCGGTTAGCACAGCATCACCTTTTTTCCAAAAGCTTAACCCGCTCGTGCCGTTCACTTATGCGGTAGGTGTCATGCGCGAGGCGGTTGGCGGCATGCTGCTCTCTGTGGTGCTTAGGGATGTGTTCTTCCTTTGCGTGTTCATTGCGATTTGCTACGTCATTGCTCTTGCACTGAAAAAGCCGCTTAGTGGCTATACGAAGAAAGTTGCGGAAAAGGCGAAGCAGACGAAGCTGATTTCTTGA